Part of the Arsenicicoccus sp. oral taxon 190 genome, CGAAAACTCGCGCGGCGGAGGTTGCGGCTCGACGTGTCGAGCGTGAGGTGCAGGCGAGGACCCGCGCGAGGGAACGCGCTGAATCTGCGGCGGAACGAGACAGATTGCGCGCCGTGCGGGAAGCACAGCAAGAGGCTAGACGCGTCGCAGCTGACCACGAGGCTGCGAGGAAGGAGCAGGACCGCCGACACGCAGAGATGATGGCCGAGCACGTCCAGGACCGGGTGCGCCAGCTGGAGAGGGTGCTTCAGCGCCGGGTCGAGGGAGGGATCTCCGCGACGTCGCTGTCGGACGCCGCCCCGGGGCTCGTGGCCCTGATGGACGGGGCGGCGGAGCCGGGCACGTCATACGAGGTGCTGGCTGACGACGACAACCGCCGCCTCCTGGTCGTGGTCCTGGCGCCCGGCCCGACTGACGTGGTCCCTGAGCACTCGACCTTCAAGGTCAGCCGAGCCGGGGGCGTCGCTCCCGTGAATCGTCCTGACCGTGAACGCCGTCAGCTGTACCGCAACCACCTCGCCCGTCTCGCCCTGCGCGCCCTCCGCGAGACCTTCGACGCCGTGGATCCCGACCTGCTGGACCAGGTGTGGATCAGTGTCGAGGTGAATGCCGTCGACCCCGCCACCGGTCAGCGTGGACGACGCCCGATGGTCACCTCCAAGGTGGACCGGGCGCTCATGGACTCGATCAACCTCGACGCACCCGAGCTTGATCCGGCGGCCTGCGTCGAGACCGTCCTGCGTTCGCGTGCGAGTCGCAACGCGTATGAGGTCGAAGCGGTGGCCCCCTTCACCAGCCACGAGCTCTGCATGTTCAACATTCCAGCGGACCAGGAGGGGTCGTTGGCCTTCGACTCCCGGACCGACCTGCTGCAGATGCGTCCCACGGACTTCGAGTACCTCGTGCGCGACCTCTTCCTCGCGATGGGGCTTCGCGGGTGGCACACGACCAGCTCCAACGATGCCGGCGTCGATGCGGTGGTGGTCGACCCCGGTGAGTGGACCGGCGGGGAAGTCATCGTCCAGGCCAAGCGGTACAGCAAGGCCGTCGAGCGTGCCACCGTCCACGAGCTCCTCGGCGTGATGGGCGAGAAGCATGCCACCCGGGCGATCCTGGTCACTACTGCCTGGATCGCTCCGGCAGGTCGGCGGATCATCGACGCCAACCCCCGCCTGCAGGCCATCGAAGGCCCCGAGCTGTGCCACCTCGTCGAGCAGCACCTGGGCCGGCCCGTCACCATTCGGCACGAACGCGTCCCCCGCCATTGGCAGACCGTGCCCGCGACTCGTACTTCCGCACAGGACGAAGAGCCCGAACCGACGAACACTCCGGAACTCCGCGCGCCGCAAGGGACGTGACCTCGGCCGTAGGACCAGAGCGGCGCCGACCTGGCCATCGTTGACGAGCTCCACCGCGGCTGACTGAGTGGACCCGTGCCGTGGATGGGAGTCAGAACGCAGCGAGCTTGGCGAGGCGGTCCACACGCGGACCGCCTTCAGGATCCTCCACGGCGTATCCCATCTCGCGCAGGACTCGAACGGCTTCGCTCGGGCAGTCTCGCACCGCTGCAGCCGTCTGCTGACGTCGGTAGCTCACGCGCCTGTCGCTCAACACCGTGGGCCACGTCGGCCCGGTGGATGCGCCGAACTCGGTGACCATCCATTGCACACGTCCTCAAGACCCGGCCGGAAACGATGGCCGCCGACCGGGAAGTGCAGCTCCGAGATGCGCGTGCCCCGCATGTAGTCGTCTCCCTGTGTGGTCGTCCGTCGTTCGGCCCCGTCGGTCCCGGCGACAGCCATGGCCACTGAGAGCTGGTCCCGGTGGGCGTGGATGTGCAGATGGGCGCACGGCAGATGGCTCGCCTGGTCCCGCACGTACTCGACCCGAAACAACGGGTCGCCCTTGCCCTGGGAGCCCCCGAACACCTTGATCTCGGACTCCTCGACCACCAGGTACTGACCCGCGGAGTCGTACGTGCAGCGGTAGCGGGAGGTCACGCTCAACAGCGTGCGGCGGGCCGTGGCGATCGGGATGGGCGCCTCCGACTGGATCACGATCCGTTCGCCGAGCGTCGTCGCGACGAACGGGTGCGCCTGACCCACGAAAGTGGATGCCAGGTCCGAGAGCGAGCGGGCGAACTGCTGCGCCTGCGCCTGCAGGCTCTCCCTCATCACTCCTCGCCGAGAAGCCAGGCGAGCGACTCAGCTCGACGCAGGGCCCCTTCCTCCTCCACGGTCAGCAGGTCAGCCTGGGAACGTGCTCTCGCTGAGTCCAGCGACCCGAGCCTGGCCCGGAGGTGACTGAGCTCGGCCCGCGCCTGTTCGGTCGTCAATGTCTCGACTGTTGCAGATCCCATGGCGGCCTCCTCGTACGTCCATCGTGACAGGTCGGGACGTTAGTGGCCACCACCGACAGACCCCCGGTCGGCGGGGTCGTGCGCCGCCTCTGACGACCTCATCTCCGAGCTCACCCTCGACTCCAGGCGCCTATCGTGGGCGCCGGCTCAGTGAGTCGGCGGCGCAGGGCCAACCTGCACGACGCCACCCGAGCGGGAACGACCCGACGATGTAGTCCCGCCCGTCGGAAGCGAGAGC contains:
- a CDS encoding restriction endonuclease, with product MARRKGFLEQIAALHREAARERARRETADARVRAAAEKELKQEKARQDKKRTADEAEAERRRRAQEREARAAQKAIEAKTRAAEVAARRVEREVQARTRARERAESAAERDRLRAVREAQQEARRVAADHEAARKEQDRRHAEMMAEHVQDRVRQLERVLQRRVEGGISATSLSDAAPGLVALMDGAAEPGTSYEVLADDDNRRLLVVVLAPGPTDVVPEHSTFKVSRAGGVAPVNRPDRERRQLYRNHLARLALRALRETFDAVDPDLLDQVWISVEVNAVDPATGQRGRRPMVTSKVDRALMDSINLDAPELDPAACVETVLRSRASRNAYEVEAVAPFTSHELCMFNIPADQEGSLAFDSRTDLLQMRPTDFEYLVRDLFLAMGLRGWHTTSSNDAGVDAVVVDPGEWTGGEVIVQAKRYSKAVERATVHELLGVMGEKHATRAILVTTAWIAPAGRRIIDANPRLQAIEGPELCHLVEQHLGRPVTIRHERVPRHWQTVPATRTSAQDEEPEPTNTPELRAPQGT